The DNA segment GTTTTGCCTTGGAAGGAAAAGGCAGCGCTTTTGTCGAGAAGCTAGAAGGCTGTCATACCAACGTGATCGGCTTGAGCATGCCACTGCTCCGACAAATGGTGAGCGACTTAGGCTATGACATTACCGACTTTTGGGGTAGGACTATTAGCTGATAACTAAACCCAATATTCTAACTAAGGTAGTATAAAGATTTCAACAAAATCGAGACATCTCTGACTAGACTGTAAATAGCAAGCAAATCCTTTGGTGGTCTGTCCTAGATCACATTGCTAAGGCTCCATACCAGTTAAAGTTTGTATGAAGCTGGCTTGGAATCTTTTATTCCAGCAGTCATGAGTAAAGTCTGATGGCTCCTTCATTAGCAGATCTATCTAATTTTCGCGCTAACATCTTGAACCAAACGGCACCAGGCCAAGTTTGTGGTTCAATCCAGTTGTTTCGCGATCGCTACAAGGTTTTGCGTGTTCTAGGTCGCGGTGGCTTTGGGGTCACTTTCCTAGCGCGGGATGTCTCCTTGCCATATCACCCACTCTGTGTCATTAAGCAACTGTGTCCCAAAGTCAACGATCCTGTGACGTTGGATCGAGCCCGGAAGCGATTTGAGCAAGAAGCCAAAACTCTTAGCAAATTAGGCAGTCACGCGCAAATCCCTCAATTATTGGACTACTTTGAGGCGGACGGCGAGTTCTATCTCGTGCAAGAATACGTCCGTGGCTCTACCCTCGCCCGGGAGATTCGGCGCTACGGTCCCCAATCTGAGGTAGTGGTCAAGCGATTTCTGGTAGAGATGCTGCCGCTTCTGCGCTACGTCCACAGCCACCGAGTCATCCACCGAGACATTAAACCCCAAAATATTATTCGTTGCCGAGATGACGGTCGGCTCGTTCTGATTGACTTCGGTGCTGTCAAGGAGCAGATTGCACGATTGGAAGACACCAGTCAGCGAGCCCCTACTACGCATTTTATTGGTACTGTTGGCTTCGCTCCGCCAGAGCAACTGTCGATGCGCCCAGTCTTTGCTAGTGATATCTACGCTTTGGGCGTTACTTGCGTGTATCTGCTCACAGGCAAGTCCCCGTTCGATTTTGACTACGACCCCAGTACAGGGGAAATCGACTGGCAAGGCTCAGCTCAAGTCAGTGAGCATTTTGGTCGCGTGCTCACCAAGATGTTGCACCATGCGCCACGCGATCGCTACCCATCAGCCGAGGCTTTACTCCGGGCACTCAATCTAGAGCCCTATCTGGATAGCCTTTCCAATTGCATGACGGTACAACCCCACCGCCCTGAACCAGAACATTCAAGTACCGCTGGAGCGGCTGATGGTTATCAGTCTCCGATTACCAGAACGGCGATCGCTATTCGCGAATGGAAGACAAAGTTACAAAACCGAAATTTGATCAAACAGAAGCACCTAGTTCCGGTCGGTGCTGTGACTACCCCAGCTCGGACTCAGTTTCGTCACCAAGACACTTGAGGCAGCAACTCAAGTAAAGTTGGTTGGTATCAGCATCAAAACTTTCATGAAGTGCTCCGGACGTTAGAGGCGTTCCGGAGCTAATTGAACTTAGATTGAACGTAAACAGGTTTTAGTTAAAGTTAAACTCAGACTCGTTATCCCAAGCTTGGATATCTGAGCAACTGAAGTTATTCTGACTGTAACAACCTGCGACTATTCACTTTGCTGCGTAGTGCCATGCCATTTTCGAAACAGCTTCCTGCTCCAGTTAGTCACCTGAAAGCCAGACTACGGGCTCTAAAGCAGCCTATGGTATGGGGACCTGGCATCATCTTGATGCTGATTGTGCTATTTACCCTGGAATATTGGTTGCATCCAGAGTGGTTTGAAAATACTCAGAGCGCTACGAATGTTGAGGGTGGGTTTAATCCTGCCGTCTCATCGGAAGATGGAGCCATTGGCGCGGATATTGACAGTTTGCCGCTACTACTAAACCAACTTAACAGCGCTCCTGCTGACCAAGCCCAAAATAAGCAGGAAGGCGGCAAGGACAAGGTAGCTACCAAGCCGAGCCTGTTTAGTGAGCTGCTGAAACCTAAGAACCCAGCCACTACTCAGAACGGCAACAGCACGCCCAGCAACAGTTTATCTGCTCCCGGATCGGCTACATCACCCCTGCTCAGCTCTAACGGGGGTTTACCCAGTCAACCCGGAGACGGGGCAACGCCTGGATTTACAGGGCTTAACGCGCCTGGCTTGCCCACTACAGCGCCAAGTGCTTTATTAGCTCCCCCTAAAGCTTCCACTATCCCTAGTTTAAATTTGCCGAACACCTCTAGTACCCCTGCTTCAGCCCCTGTTAGTGCCCTTCAAACCGCAATAGAGCAGGCTCAATTACAGAAAAATGCCGCAGGCGCTTCTCCATCAAGCCCGACGACGGGACTGGACAATAACACCACTTCGCCTAGCTCCACTCAGCCCTCTGCTCAACCCAATGCGATCGCTCCTGGTTTTAGTAATGGCGGCATCAACTACAGTTCCACTCCAGGGGTGAGTAGTGCTCCTCCTAGCAACTCCTTTAACTATCTGACTCAGCCCCAGCCAGATAGCAGCCTTCCCTCTGGGATTGCGCCTGTTGTCCCTGATGCCCCAGCGATCGCCCCAGTGGTGCCGAGCACTAACTTAAACCCCAACTTCGGGCAGTCTTCTTTTTCAGGATCTCAAAACAACAACGGCTTCAACAACTCTGGCTTTTCTGGCAATGCAGGCATTCAGCCCAGCCAACTGAATCAACAGCCCTTCTCCACGCCGCGTCGGGTTCCAGGACGAAACATTGGAGGCGGACAAATTAACACCTTCTCTAATCCGTAAATCATTGAGTCAAATCTTACAGGGAAGGCAGGAACCAAGAAAACTATAAAGTTCTGGCTCTTGCCTTCTAGCTCCTAGGCTGCTCTTTCTAGTCGCTTAGTCATTAAAGTGCTGAATAATTGCTTCAGCAAATTCCGAACACTTTAGTGGTTCTACTGGAGGCTCCATCATGCGAGCCAAGTCATAGGTGACTTCACCCTGAGAAATTGCCGCACCAATTCCCCTCTTAATCAGGTCGGCTGCTTCTTGCCAGCCCATATATTCCAGCATCATCACCCCAGATAAAATCACCGACCCAGGATTAATGCGATCGAGCCCAGCATGCTTAGGAGCCGTGCCATGAGTCGCCTCAAAGATGGCACAACTATCCCCAATATTGGCCCCGGGTCCCATCCCCAAGCCCCCGACGATCGCCGCTGCCGCATCAGATAAGTAGTCTCCATTCAGATTCATCGTGGCCAGAATCGAGTATTCATCCGGTCGAGTCTGGATCTGCTGGAAAATGCTATCTGCAATGCGGTCATTCACCATCACTTTGGTCTTCCACTGACCGTTGCCGTGGGTATCCCAAATAGCGTTAAG comes from the Trichocoleus sp. FACHB-46 genome and includes:
- a CDS encoding serine/threonine-protein kinase, with protein sequence MAPSLADLSNFRANILNQTAPGQVCGSIQLFRDRYKVLRVLGRGGFGVTFLARDVSLPYHPLCVIKQLCPKVNDPVTLDRARKRFEQEAKTLSKLGSHAQIPQLLDYFEADGEFYLVQEYVRGSTLAREIRRYGPQSEVVVKRFLVEMLPLLRYVHSHRVIHRDIKPQNIIRCRDDGRLVLIDFGAVKEQIARLEDTSQRAPTTHFIGTVGFAPPEQLSMRPVFASDIYALGVTCVYLLTGKSPFDFDYDPSTGEIDWQGSAQVSEHFGRVLTKMLHHAPRDRYPSAEALLRALNLEPYLDSLSNCMTVQPHRPEPEHSSTAGAADGYQSPITRTAIAIREWKTKLQNRNLIKQKHLVPVGAVTTPARTQFRHQDT